One region of Polaribacter pectinis genomic DNA includes:
- a CDS encoding GEVED domain-containing protein — MKKGYLSKLLIFGVMMFFTFQIHAQKKAELREISGKYNQQKLTTLKDGFKQKASVEKQEAIKIAKEKGWKIRFTNKKGELLEIQRVVNGKPIYYTTFNVAAAKSTRTNHLNAGGSLGLNLMGQNMTAHVWDGGLARASHQEYDGAGGTNRFSIGDGTTALHYHSAHVTGTIIASGVVANAKGMAPHASAVGYDWNNDTAEATNAAANGMLVSNHSYGFAARNQQGQPQLPNYYFGGYITDSRDWDNIMFNAPNYLMVVAAGNDGNDNSANGSPLAGNSSYDKLSGHATAKNGMVVANANDANIDAAGNLISVTINSSSSEGPTDDYRIKPDITGNGTSVYSTYESSNTAYNSITGTSMASPNVAGSLLILQQHANNVRGSFIKASTLKGIALHTADDVGANGPDAIYGWGLMNAKRAAEAITENGNESKVEELTLTSGQTYQITVDSDGVNDLMASISWTDRAGTATTATNSSTPVLVNDLDIRVSKSGTTYTPWKLTGVTTNGKGDNNVDPYERVDIANASGTYTITVTHKGSLTGGSQNYSLIITGLSGTPVVCNTTTPSNLTIDGFGSSTATISWDAVSGTSYDFRYRQTGTSTWTTSAIAGTSTSLSGLSPETSYQVQVRSKCPDNSTSSYSSSVSFTTTEVQLNYCASSGNSVADEYISKVVLGSINNTTGASSSGYADYTSQSTSLTKGASSTITITPTWTGTLYNEGYAVFIDYNKDGDFADSGETVWTKTASKTTPVSGSFTVPTSAITGTTRMRVVMQYNAVPSSCGSYNYGETEDYTVNISGGAADTTAPVITLTGASTINLTQGNSYTEQGATATDNVDGNLTSSIVIGGDTVNTNVVGTYVVTYNVSDAAGNSATQVTRTVNVNADTQAPTAPTSLSVSNITQTTATLSWTASTDNVGVTTYEVFNNGTSIGTVTGTSANITGLTASTSYTYTVTAKDDAGNASGSSNSVSFTTLGTALTYCTSKGNRVSYEWIDYVSFGGMTNTTAANAGYGDFTSKVATVSRGSVNQLVISAGFSNTAYTEHWAIWIDYNQNGTFEESEKVASGSSSSAANLTANVTIPSTANTGQTRMRVSMKYNSAQTACETFADGEVEDYTVNITNSTANYTTFNNAISGDELGTENNAFEFTMYPNPVKGNYLNIHLNDSREVSFAITNMLGQTLTTGVLTRQPIDISKIKTGIYMLEITDGQKSIVKKFIKK; from the coding sequence ATGAAAAAAGGTTACTTAAGTAAACTCCTTATTTTTGGAGTTATGATGTTTTTTACTTTTCAAATTCATGCCCAAAAAAAAGCTGAATTAAGAGAGATTAGTGGAAAATACAATCAACAAAAACTTACTACTTTAAAAGATGGTTTTAAACAAAAAGCTTCCGTTGAAAAGCAAGAAGCTATTAAAATTGCTAAAGAAAAAGGATGGAAAATTAGATTTACAAATAAAAAAGGTGAATTATTAGAAATTCAAAGAGTTGTTAACGGTAAGCCAATATATTATACAACATTTAATGTTGCTGCAGCTAAATCTACAAGAACAAACCATTTAAATGCCGGCGGATCTTTAGGTTTAAATTTAATGGGACAGAATATGACAGCCCATGTTTGGGATGGTGGATTAGCAAGAGCATCTCATCAAGAATATGATGGTGCTGGAGGAACAAATAGATTTTCAATTGGAGATGGAACCACTGCGCTTCATTACCATTCTGCTCACGTAACAGGAACAATTATTGCTTCTGGAGTTGTTGCAAACGCAAAAGGTATGGCTCCTCATGCAAGTGCTGTTGGTTACGATTGGAATAATGATACTGCAGAAGCAACAAACGCAGCTGCTAACGGAATGTTAGTTTCTAATCATTCTTATGGTTTTGCTGCTAGAAACCAACAAGGACAACCTCAACTGCCAAATTATTATTTTGGAGGATATATTACAGATTCTAGAGATTGGGACAACATAATGTTTAATGCTCCTAATTATTTAATGGTTGTTGCTGCCGGAAATGATGGAAATGATAATTCAGCAAATGGATCTCCTTTAGCAGGTAACTCTTCTTATGATAAATTATCTGGTCATGCTACTGCAAAAAACGGAATGGTAGTTGCCAATGCAAATGATGCAAACATAGATGCAGCAGGAAATTTAATTTCTGTTACCATAAATTCTTCTAGTAGTGAAGGTCCTACTGATGATTACAGAATTAAACCAGACATTACTGGAAATGGAACAAGTGTTTACTCTACTTATGAATCTAGTAATACTGCATACAATAGTATAACAGGAACTTCTATGGCTTCGCCTAATGTTGCTGGTTCTTTATTAATTTTGCAACAACATGCTAACAATGTTAGAGGTTCTTTTATTAAAGCTTCAACTTTAAAAGGAATTGCTTTACATACTGCTGATGATGTTGGCGCTAATGGCCCTGATGCAATTTATGGTTGGGGATTAATGAACGCAAAAAGAGCTGCAGAAGCAATTACTGAAAATGGTAATGAATCTAAAGTTGAAGAATTGACTTTAACAAGTGGGCAAACATATCAAATTACAGTAGATTCTGATGGAGTTAACGATTTAATGGCTTCAATTTCTTGGACAGACAGAGCTGGAACAGCAACAACTGCAACAAATTCTAGTACTCCTGTTTTAGTAAACGATTTAGATATTAGAGTTTCTAAAAGTGGCACAACTTACACTCCTTGGAAATTAACTGGCGTTACAACCAATGGAAAAGGAGACAATAACGTAGATCCTTATGAAAGAGTTGATATTGCTAATGCATCTGGAACTTATACAATTACTGTAACACATAAAGGTTCATTAACTGGCGGAAGTCAAAATTATTCTTTAATCATAACTGGTTTATCTGGAACTCCTGTTGTATGTAATACAACAACTCCTTCTAATCTTACTATTGATGGATTTGGTTCTTCTACAGCTACCATTTCTTGGGATGCAGTTTCTGGTACTTCTTACGATTTTAGATACCGTCAAACAGGAACTTCAACTTGGACAACTTCTGCTATTGCAGGAACTTCAACTTCATTGTCAGGATTATCTCCTGAAACTTCTTATCAAGTTCAAGTAAGAAGTAAATGTCCAGATAACTCTACATCTTCTTACTCTAGCTCTGTGAGTTTTACTACTACAGAAGTTCAACTTAACTATTGTGCTTCAAGTGGAAATAGTGTAGCAGACGAATATATTAGTAAAGTTGTTTTAGGAAGTATTAATAATACAACAGGCGCTTCATCTAGTGGATATGCAGACTACACATCTCAATCAACAAGTTTAACCAAAGGAGCATCTTCAACAATTACTATAACTCCTACTTGGACTGGTACTCTTTATAACGAAGGTTATGCAGTTTTTATTGATTATAATAAAGATGGAGATTTTGCAGATAGTGGAGAAACAGTTTGGACAAAAACGGCTTCTAAAACGACACCAGTAAGTGGCTCTTTTACAGTACCAACTTCTGCTATAACAGGAACTACAAGAATGCGTGTAGTTATGCAATACAATGCAGTTCCTTCTTCTTGTGGCTCATATAATTACGGAGAAACAGAAGATTACACTGTAAATATTTCTGGCGGAGCTGCAGATACAACTGCACCCGTAATTACTTTAACTGGAGCATCAACAATTAATTTAACACAAGGAAATTCTTACACTGAACAAGGTGCAACAGCAACTGATAATGTGGATGGAAACTTAACTTCTAGTATTGTTATTGGAGGAGATACTGTTAATACAAATGTTGTTGGAACTTACGTAGTTACTTATAATGTTAGTGATGCTGCTGGCAACTCTGCAACGCAAGTTACTAGAACTGTAAATGTGAATGCAGATACACAAGCACCAACTGCACCAACAAGTTTGTCTGTTTCAAACATAACTCAAACTACTGCAACATTATCATGGACAGCGTCTACAGATAACGTAGGAGTAACTACATACGAAGTATTTAATAACGGAACAAGTATTGGAACCGTAACAGGAACTTCTGCAAATATTACGGGTTTAACTGCAAGTACATCTTACACATATACTGTAACTGCTAAAGATGATGCAGGAAACGCTTCTGGATCTAGTAATAGTGTTTCTTTTACAACTTTAGGAACAGCTCTTACATATTGTACTTCTAAAGGAAATAGAGTAAGTTATGAGTGGATAGATTATGTAAGTTTTGGTGGAATGACAAATACAACTGCTGCAAATGCTGGGTATGGAGATTTCACATCAAAAGTAGCAACGGTATCTAGAGGTAGTGTAAATCAATTAGTAATAAGTGCTGGTTTTTCGAATACTGCATATACAGAACATTGGGCAATTTGGATAGATTATAATCAAAACGGAACTTTTGAAGAAAGTGAAAAAGTTGCTTCTGGTTCTTCTTCTAGTGCTGCAAATTTAACTGCAAATGTAACAATACCTTCTACAGCCAATACAGGTCAAACAAGAATGCGTGTTTCAATGAAATATAACAGCGCACAAACAGCTTGTGAAACTTTTGCTGATGGTGAAGTAGAAGATTATACTGTAAATATTACAAACTCAACTGCTAATTATACTACATTTAATAACGCAATTTCTGGAGATGAATTAGGTACTGAAAATAATGCTTTCGAATTTACAATGTATCCAAATCCAGTTAAGGGAAATTATTTAAACATTCACTTAAATGATTCAAGAGAAGTAAGCTTTGCAATTACAAACATGTTAGGACAAACTTTAACAACAGGTGTTTTAACAAGACAACCAATAGATATTAGTAAAATAAAAACTGGTATTTATATGTTAGAAATAACAGATGGACAAAAATCAATAGTTAAAAAGTTCATTAAAAAGTAA
- a CDS encoding sugar phosphate nucleotidyltransferase — MKIIVPMAGIGSRLRPHTLTVPKPLTVIAGKPIVQRLVEDISSVIDEKIEEIAFIIGPAKKGFPSNTEENLLKIAKELGAKGSVYVQEEALGTAHALFCAKDSLSGPCVVAYADTLFKADFKLDSNADGAIWVKQVEDPSAFGVVKLENGFIKDFVEKPKDFVSDLAIIGIYYFKDGDRVRDEIQYLIDNDLRENNEYQLTNVLETLKQDGAKFIPGTVNTWMDCGKKDPTVDTNKQVLEFEHAAGNNLVSKDVVLENSEIIQPCFIGENVVLKNTKIGPYVSIGANSLVENSTIENSLIQSNVEISNANLNNAMIGNHAKYNGKYTSVSIGDYTELT, encoded by the coding sequence ATGAAAATAATTGTACCAATGGCTGGGATTGGGTCTCGTTTAAGACCACACACATTAACAGTTCCTAAACCATTAACAGTAATTGCAGGAAAACCAATTGTACAGAGATTAGTTGAAGATATTTCTTCTGTAATTGATGAAAAAATAGAGGAAATTGCATTTATAATTGGACCAGCAAAAAAAGGATTTCCTTCAAATACAGAAGAAAATCTTTTAAAAATAGCCAAAGAATTAGGGGCTAAAGGTTCTGTTTATGTTCAAGAAGAAGCTTTAGGAACAGCTCATGCACTTTTTTGTGCTAAAGATTCTTTAAGCGGACCTTGTGTGGTTGCGTATGCAGATACTTTATTTAAAGCAGATTTTAAATTAGATTCTAATGCAGATGGTGCAATTTGGGTAAAACAAGTAGAAGATCCAAGCGCTTTTGGTGTAGTAAAATTAGAAAATGGTTTTATAAAAGATTTTGTAGAAAAGCCGAAAGATTTTGTTTCAGATTTAGCAATTATTGGAATTTACTATTTTAAAGACGGAGATAGAGTAAGAGATGAAATTCAATATTTAATTGATAACGATTTAAGAGAAAATAACGAATATCAATTAACCAATGTTTTAGAAACTTTAAAACAAGATGGCGCTAAATTTATTCCAGGAACTGTAAATACTTGGATGGATTGTGGTAAAAAAGACCCAACTGTAGATACAAATAAACAGGTTTTAGAGTTTGAACATGCTGCAGGTAATAATTTAGTTTCTAAAGATGTTGTTTTAGAAAATTCAGAAATTATACAACCTTGTTTTATAGGCGAAAACGTGGTGTTAAAAAATACAAAAATAGGACCTTATGTTTCTATTGGAGCCAATAGTTTGGTTGAAAATTCTACGATAGAAAATTCTTTGATTCAATCTAATGTAGAAATTTCTAATGCCAATTTAAACAATGCAATGATTGGTAATCATGCAAAATATAATGGCAAGTATACTTCTGTAAGTATTGGTGATTATACAGAATTAACTTAA
- a CDS encoding tetratricopeptide repeat protein: MILKFQYKEKSTKRANYIKFALFSLFIILFSFQSYAQDSIPAATDLTEEKELKFQQFFFKALSEKSIENYQQAIQNLESCNQILSEDVSVFFEFSKNYLLLKNNLLAKEYIDRALEKDSNNIWMLKHLVKIHVKDRDFDKAIIIQEKVVVLKEKERGYLVRLYLQNKEYEKAYALMDVLEKENGLPASLKRFKKGLDQRKETTSTAKKIEDVASLEEQFITDKSYKILEQILNNSLKNPTTLLKYSEEGIALFPAQPFVYLMKGKALNYQKNYKKALTTLENGIDFVIEDNMEADFYKEMAISYKGLGNSKEEKKYNEKSRKLKS, translated from the coding sequence ATGATTTTAAAATTTCAATATAAAGAAAAGAGCACAAAGAGAGCAAACTATATTAAGTTTGCTCTCTTCTCTCTTTTTATTATTTTGTTCTCATTTCAATCTTATGCTCAAGACAGTATTCCTGCTGCAACAGATTTAACCGAGGAAAAAGAATTAAAATTTCAACAATTTTTTTTTAAAGCTTTATCAGAAAAATCAATAGAAAATTACCAACAAGCCATTCAGAATTTAGAAAGTTGCAATCAGATTTTATCTGAAGACGTTTCTGTTTTTTTTGAGTTTTCTAAAAATTACTTACTCTTAAAAAATAATTTATTAGCTAAAGAATATATAGATAGAGCGCTTGAAAAAGATTCTAATAATATTTGGATGTTAAAGCATTTAGTGAAAATTCATGTAAAAGACCGAGATTTTGATAAAGCAATAATTATTCAGGAAAAAGTTGTTGTTTTAAAGGAAAAAGAAAGAGGGTATTTGGTTCGTTTATATTTACAAAACAAAGAATATGAAAAAGCGTATGCTTTAATGGATGTTTTGGAAAAAGAAAATGGTTTGCCAGCAAGTTTAAAAAGATTTAAAAAGGGTCTAGATCAAAGAAAAGAGACTACTTCAACTGCAAAAAAAATAGAAGATGTAGCTTCTTTAGAAGAGCAATTTATTACAGATAAATCTTATAAGATTTTAGAACAGATTTTAAATAATTCTTTAAAAAATCCTACTACTTTATTAAAATATAGTGAAGAAGGAATTGCACTTTTTCCTGCACAACCTTTTGTGTATTTAATGAAAGGAAAAGCTTTAAATTATCAGAAAAACTATAAAAAAGCGTTAACAACATTAGAGAATGGTATCGATTTTGTAATTGAAGACAATATGGAGGCAGATTTTTATAAAGAAATGGCAATTTCTTATAAAGGTTTAGGAAATTCGAAAGAAGAAAAGAAGTACAACGAAAAGTCTAGAAAATTAAAAAGTTAA
- a CDS encoding DUF4292 domain-containing protein: protein MKFIKYFLVLTIVFVSCKTTKNMIDANVVAKEMSAKKVARKHVSANFDKKSVEAKMKVSFNNGKTKQSISVNMRIIKDEVIWLKGTKFISVFKAKITPTKVSYYSPLGKNYFEGDFSMIKKLLGVEINFEQLQNLFLGQALQNVKEKKQDVIIQDNSYVLSPEKQANLFDIFYAVNPSHFKLDRQSIVNSLKNMRLDVVYPSYNLVDDVVFPSEINIKAKQASKFTNIDFTMKSVEFNTDFDVSFTIPNGYKRVNL, encoded by the coding sequence ATGAAGTTTATAAAATATTTCCTGGTTTTAACCATTGTTTTTGTTTCTTGTAAAACAACCAAAAATATGATTGATGCAAATGTAGTTGCCAAAGAAATGTCGGCAAAAAAAGTAGCAAGAAAGCATGTTTCAGCAAATTTTGATAAAAAATCTGTAGAAGCAAAAATGAAAGTTAGCTTTAATAATGGTAAAACTAAACAGAGCATTTCTGTAAATATGAGAATTATTAAAGATGAGGTAATTTGGTTAAAAGGAACCAAATTTATCTCTGTTTTTAAAGCCAAAATTACACCAACAAAAGTGAGTTATTATTCGCCTTTAGGTAAAAATTATTTTGAAGGAGATTTCTCTATGATTAAAAAATTATTAGGTGTAGAAATTAATTTTGAGCAATTACAAAACTTATTTCTAGGACAAGCTTTACAAAATGTAAAAGAAAAAAAACAAGACGTTATTATTCAAGATAATTCTTACGTTTTATCGCCAGAAAAACAAGCCAATTTATTTGATATTTTCTACGCAGTAAATCCCTCACATTTTAAATTAGACAGACAATCTATTGTAAATTCCTTAAAAAACATGCGTTTAGATGTGGTATATCCATCATATAATTTGGTAGATGATGTTGTTTTTCCATCGGAAATTAATATCAAAGCAAAACAAGCGAGTAAGTTTACAAATATAGATTTTACAATGAAATCTGTAGAGTTTAATACAGATTTTGATGTTTCTTTTACGATTCCTAATGGTTATAAACGTGTTAATTTATAG
- a CDS encoding murein hydrolase activator EnvC family protein, protein MINSKLHIALFILFFSCFSVFSQTRKQLEAQRKQLKKEIQQVNSLLFKEKKKEQNALEELKDINQKIEVRNKLISTINLEAALLSKEIKKNEKNLKELNDKLTALKADYADMIFKSYKSKSQQSRTMFLLSSQNFYQAYKRLEYMKQYTSFRKKQGEEIGVQADLVEKLNDSLLYKKREKDTLILSEKDEKLIIESDKKNQERLLSTIKKKENKYKRDLKNKIEEERKVAKKIDKIIRDEIEKANRIARAKLKTKPKSTKKNEFILSPEAKALAANFELNKGKLPWPVKEGIIVRRFGKQPHPTFPGITVNGTGLHIVTQKANNAQAIFNGVVLNVLVSSEGRKNVLIQHGNYISSYNNLERTFVKKGDKIKTGQKIGTIFTDKVSGKTKLIFVLFKNTTRLNPSTWILKR, encoded by the coding sequence GTGATAAATAGTAAATTACATATAGCATTATTCATTCTTTTTTTTAGTTGTTTTTCAGTTTTTTCGCAAACTAGAAAACAGTTAGAAGCACAGAGAAAACAGTTAAAAAAAGAAATACAACAAGTAAATTCGCTACTTTTTAAAGAGAAGAAAAAAGAACAAAATGCTTTAGAAGAATTAAAAGATATAAACCAGAAAATTGAGGTTAGAAATAAATTAATTTCTACAATAAATTTAGAAGCTGCGCTTTTATCTAAAGAGATAAAAAAGAACGAAAAGAATTTAAAGGAATTAAACGATAAACTAACTGCTTTAAAAGCAGATTATGCAGATATGATTTTTAAGTCATACAAAAGCAAATCTCAACAAAGTAGAACAATGTTTTTATTGTCTTCGCAAAATTTTTATCAAGCCTACAAACGTTTAGAGTATATGAAACAATATACTTCATTTAGAAAAAAGCAAGGTGAAGAGATTGGCGTTCAAGCAGATTTAGTAGAAAAATTAAACGACTCTTTACTGTACAAAAAAAGAGAAAAAGACACTTTAATTTTATCTGAAAAAGATGAAAAACTAATTATTGAAAGCGATAAAAAAAACCAAGAAAGATTACTTTCTACTATAAAAAAGAAAGAAAATAAGTACAAAAGAGATCTTAAAAATAAGATTGAAGAAGAAAGAAAAGTCGCTAAAAAAATTGATAAAATTATTAGAGACGAAATTGAAAAAGCAAATAGAATTGCAAGAGCAAAGCTTAAAACAAAACCAAAATCTACCAAGAAAAACGAATTTATTTTAAGTCCAGAAGCGAAAGCTTTAGCCGCAAATTTCGAGCTTAATAAAGGTAAATTGCCTTGGCCAGTTAAAGAAGGTATTATTGTTAGAAGATTTGGTAAACAGCCGCATCCAACGTTTCCTGGAATTACTGTAAACGGTACAGGTTTGCACATTGTAACTCAAAAAGCAAACAATGCACAAGCTATATTTAATGGAGTAGTTTTAAATGTTTTGGTAAGTTCTGAAGGTAGAAAAAACGTGTTAATACAGCATGGAAACTACATTTCTTCTTATAATAATTTAGAAAGAACTTTTGTTAAAAAAGGAGACAAAATAAAAACAGGACAAAAAATTGGGACAATTTTTACCGATAAAGTTTCTGGAAAAACAAAACTTATATTTGTACTTTTCAAAAATACCACACGTTTAAATCCTTCTACTTGGATTCTTAAAAGATAA